A genome region from Thermococcus onnurineus NA1 includes the following:
- a CDS encoding glycerophosphodiester phosphodiesterase family protein produces the protein MLWERDRVIVLGHRGYMSKYPENSLLAFRKAVEAGADGIELDVWLTQDGKVIVMHDESIDRTSNLSGKQKEMTLEELKKADIGMGERIPTLEEVFEVLPKDALINVELKDVDTAREVARIVSENDPERVMISSFEIEALREYRKHDTETAMGLLIDREEVVPLIPKLKEELDLWSINVPMEAIPVIGLEKTVQALHWARSMGLKVALWTENDVLFYKDDNLAKLKGLFEIVIANDVERMIEYLRRLGLR, from the coding sequence GAGCAAATACCCTGAAAACAGCCTCCTGGCTTTTAGAAAGGCCGTGGAAGCCGGGGCAGATGGAATCGAGCTCGACGTCTGGCTTACCCAGGATGGAAAAGTCATAGTTATGCACGACGAGAGCATAGATAGGACAAGCAACCTAAGCGGAAAGCAGAAAGAAATGACGCTGGAGGAGCTCAAGAAGGCGGACATAGGCATGGGCGAGAGGATTCCAACGCTTGAGGAAGTTTTTGAGGTTCTTCCAAAGGATGCACTGATTAACGTCGAGCTCAAGGACGTCGATACAGCGAGAGAAGTTGCCAGAATAGTTAGCGAGAACGATCCCGAGCGGGTCATGATATCCTCCTTCGAGATTGAGGCACTCAGGGAATACCGGAAGCATGACACGGAAACGGCCATGGGGCTGCTCATAGACAGGGAGGAAGTTGTACCCCTCATACCGAAGCTCAAGGAAGAGCTCGACCTCTGGTCGATAAACGTCCCAATGGAGGCCATTCCAGTAATTGGCCTCGAGAAGACTGTTCAGGCACTCCACTGGGCCCGTTCGATGGGCCTCAAGGTCGCCCTCTGGACGGAGAACGACGTTCTCTTCTACAAAGACGATAACCTGGCCAAGCTGAAGGGCCTCTTCGAGATCGTCATAGCGAATGACGTTGAGAGGATGATTGAGTACTTAAGGAGATTGGGACTCAGGTAA